In Actinomyces sp. zg-332, the following proteins share a genomic window:
- a CDS encoding HAD-IIA family hydrolase — protein MAGNDFNNRGRSSQGKSFNRGFSSSNSFGRDGRTIRNNDRNNDKQYSKQNNDSNRKNSRNKFDRDNYSKDGYKKNFSDKKYGSEKPYGKNNNHRDSFAKPKRGEGRKKEYDKSYNKDDRYENKHMVEPAFPYEINPSDLDSAARAQLRGLRKEVADNVAKHLIFAGQIIDVTPEEALAHVNFALKCASRVPIVREAMALCSYQCENFAQTLRELRAYERLTGKKTLPSIEADCLRATGKINQAVELISGLNMKALDIAEQVEVIIVSASIRSDMGQPTLGINILDNTLASPHVEENLKYRLLEAKANLLEQMGESEKAQKILDELPQEESEIFDLDEYTEGENTSGLRGSDIPLSTLYDLALFDLDGVCFRGMQPVENASNGINEARENGMNIRFVTNNASKTQEQVAEKLQSFDIQADKDEVMTAAMDIAHIMVEQLPEGAKVLVIGGTGLRKPISEAGFEIVESYKDQPEAVVQGFDQSITWEDLTQAAYSIENGAQYFASNIDSTLPTEHGMALGNGSLVAAVQHATGKKPISGGKPFPGIFARAVQTCADAKYPIAIGDRLGTDIAGAKAAGYPSMHVLTGVNDARDVAFASVENRPTYLAIDITGLAKTHPYPVLDDNGYYVCDDSAKVRVIDDGLVEIDGEILEEETTISLNTYRSYVAAIWDAKDNRGIRVDSPKINVVNTID, from the coding sequence ATGGCAGGAAACGATTTTAATAACAGAGGAAGATCCTCACAAGGTAAAAGTTTTAATCGTGGTTTTTCTAGTTCAAACTCTTTTGGAAGAGATGGAAGAACTATACGCAATAATGATAGAAACAACGATAAACAATATTCTAAGCAAAATAACGACAGTAATAGAAAGAATAGTAGAAACAAGTTTGACAGAGATAACTATTCTAAAGACGGATATAAAAAGAACTTTTCTGATAAAAAATATGGTTCTGAAAAGCCATACGGTAAAAACAATAATCACAGAGATAGTTTTGCGAAACCAAAACGTGGCGAAGGACGTAAGAAAGAATACGATAAGTCTTATAACAAAGATGATCGCTACGAAAATAAACATATGGTTGAACCAGCTTTTCCTTACGAAATCAATCCTAGCGATTTAGACAGTGCAGCAAGAGCTCAACTTAGAGGCTTGCGTAAAGAAGTTGCTGATAATGTTGCTAAACACCTAATATTTGCAGGACAAATAATTGATGTAACTCCTGAAGAAGCTTTGGCTCACGTTAATTTTGCTTTGAAGTGTGCTAGTAGAGTTCCTATAGTTCGTGAGGCTATGGCATTATGCTCGTACCAATGTGAAAACTTTGCTCAAACTTTGCGAGAATTACGCGCTTATGAAAGACTAACTGGAAAGAAAACTCTACCGTCAATTGAAGCTGACTGCCTAAGAGCAACAGGTAAAATAAATCAAGCTGTTGAATTAATTTCTGGTTTGAATATGAAAGCTCTAGACATTGCTGAGCAAGTAGAAGTAATAATAGTTTCTGCTAGTATTCGTAGCGATATGGGACAACCAACACTAGGTATTAATATTTTAGATAACACGCTAGCTAGTCCTCATGTTGAAGAAAACTTGAAATATCGTTTACTTGAAGCAAAAGCTAACTTACTAGAACAAATGGGAGAAAGTGAAAAAGCTCAAAAAATACTAGATGAATTACCTCAAGAAGAAAGCGAAATATTTGACCTTGACGAATATACTGAAGGGGAAAATACTAGCGGTCTAAGAGGAAGTGATATCCCTTTATCGACTCTATATGATTTAGCTCTATTCGACTTAGACGGTGTATGTTTTAGAGGAATGCAACCGGTAGAAAATGCTTCAAATGGAATAAATGAAGCTCGTGAAAATGGTATGAATATAAGGTTTGTTACCAACAATGCTTCAAAAACACAAGAACAGGTTGCTGAAAAACTGCAAAGTTTTGATATTCAAGCCGATAAAGATGAAGTTATGACTGCGGCAATGGATATTGCTCACATAATGGTTGAACAACTTCCTGAAGGTGCAAAGGTTCTAGTTATAGGTGGAACTGGACTACGTAAACCAATCAGCGAGGCAGGGTTTGAAATCGTAGAATCTTATAAAGATCAACCAGAGGCAGTTGTACAGGGCTTCGATCAGTCGATAACTTGGGAAGATTTGACTCAAGCTGCGTACAGTATTGAAAACGGAGCACAATACTTTGCATCAAACATTGACTCAACTTTACCTACAGAACACGGTATGGCTTTAGGAAACGGTTCTTTAGTAGCAGCAGTGCAACACGCTACTGGCAAGAAACCTATATCTGGCGGAAAGCCTTTCCCAGGTATTTTTGCCCGTGCAGTACAAACTTGTGCAGATGCTAAATATCCAATTGCTATTGGGGATAGGTTGGGCACTGATATAGCTGGTGCAAAAGCTGCAGGATACCCTTCAATGCATGTTTTAACTGGCGTAAACGATGCCCGAGATGTTGCTTTTGCTTCTGTTGAGAATCGTCCAACATATTTAGCAATAGATATAACTGGTTTGGCAAAGACTCATCCTTATCCAGTTTTAGATGACAACGGATACTATGTATGTGATGATTCTGCAAAAGTTAGAGTAATTGATGACGGCTTAGTTGAAATAGATGGTGAAATTTTAGAAGAAGAAACAACTATTTCACTAAATACTTACCGTTCATATGTTGCTGCTATTTGGGATGCCAAAGATAACAGAGGTATCCGTGTAGATAGTCCAAAAATCAATGTCGTAAATACTATAGACTAG
- a CDS encoding Nif3-like dinuclear metal center hexameric protein, with the protein METEKIDIVNKNCDNLRVPTLREVIEIIDSLYPRHLAESWDSVGLIVGDEEQEVRSILIAIDPVKDTVEEAISKKVDLLFTHHPLFLFGTKTVAKSTPKGKLVHSLIKNDCALFNAHTNADRAEYGVSKALSQIIPMKNTQVLEDENAEIGLGVIGEIEPMTLKEFAQKVADSLPKTPFGIQVAGEAERIVSKVAFSPGSGQSMLDKVLDKKADVFVCADLKHHVASEFMENGQTALVMPTHWASEWPWVRMCKIALENKFKEKGLEVSVEYSTKVTDPWAIHINTLEEK; encoded by the coding sequence ATGGAAACGGAAAAAATAGATATTGTAAATAAAAATTGTGATAACTTACGAGTCCCTACTTTGAGGGAAGTCATTGAGATAATAGATTCTCTATATCCTAGGCACTTAGCCGAATCATGGGATAGTGTAGGTCTAATTGTTGGGGACGAAGAACAAGAAGTGCGTAGTATACTGATTGCTATTGACCCTGTAAAAGACACTGTTGAGGAAGCAATATCTAAGAAAGTTGACTTACTTTTTACCCATCATCCACTATTTTTATTTGGCACAAAAACAGTTGCTAAATCTACTCCTAAAGGTAAATTAGTACATAGCTTGATAAAAAATGACTGTGCGTTGTTTAATGCTCATACTAATGCTGATAGAGCTGAGTATGGTGTTTCCAAAGCTTTGAGCCAAATAATTCCGATGAAAAATACTCAAGTTTTAGAAGATGAGAATGCTGAAATAGGTCTTGGAGTTATTGGTGAAATTGAGCCCATGACTTTGAAAGAATTTGCTCAAAAAGTTGCTGATAGCTTACCTAAAACACCATTTGGTATACAAGTGGCAGGTGAGGCGGAAAGAATAGTTTCCAAAGTTGCTTTTTCGCCGGGCTCTGGTCAGTCAATGCTTGACAAAGTATTAGATAAAAAGGCAGATGTATTTGTATGTGCTGATTTAAAACATCATGTTGCTAGTGAATTTATGGAGAATGGTCAAACTGCCTTGGTTATGCCTACACACTGGGCTAGCGAGTGGCCGTGGGTGAGAATGTGTAAGATAGCTCTGGAAAATAAGTTTAAAGAAAAAGGTTTAGAAGTTAGTGTAGAATATTCAACAAAGGTGACTGATCCTTGGGCTATTCATATAAATACTTTGGAGGAAAAATGA
- a CDS encoding zinc ribbon domain-containing protein translates to MKAPIQMQRRLLDLQNIDVRIAKVNHFLATMPIDVKIQENKDKLTKIAQMKVLAEVKLSDIASKINIVNRDVDVVENRIKKQQERLDSSEFSPKEMQAIICEIEQMAKRKKVLEDNEITLLEENAEYEQKLEKIVKTQDKLVEIEKELEEQKTEKASEFIDMKVNLEQERKSIVAVIDEELLALYERVKKITGGIGAVPMRGNVVEGMTLEFSIAELDEIKKAPLDEVICSQDYDYILVRVQD, encoded by the coding sequence ATGAAAGCACCCATACAAATGCAACGAAGGTTGCTAGATCTTCAGAATATTGATGTACGAATAGCTAAAGTAAACCATTTCTTGGCAACTATGCCTATTGATGTGAAGATTCAAGAAAATAAAGATAAGCTTACAAAAATTGCTCAAATGAAAGTTTTAGCTGAAGTAAAATTATCAGATATTGCCTCAAAAATTAACATAGTTAATAGAGACGTAGATGTAGTTGAAAATAGAATAAAAAAACAGCAAGAAAGACTTGATAGTTCTGAGTTTTCACCTAAGGAAATGCAAGCAATAATCTGTGAAATAGAACAGATGGCAAAGAGGAAAAAAGTTTTAGAAGACAATGAAATAACTCTTCTTGAAGAAAATGCTGAATACGAACAAAAACTAGAAAAAATAGTTAAAACTCAAGATAAGTTAGTAGAAATAGAAAAAGAACTTGAAGAACAGAAAACAGAAAAAGCATCCGAGTTTATAGATATGAAGGTCAATCTAGAACAAGAACGCAAAAGTATAGTAGCTGTTATTGATGAAGAACTATTGGCTTTATATGAGAGAGTTAAAAAAATTACAGGCGGTATAGGTGCAGTTCCTATGCGTGGAAACGTTGTAGAAGGTATGACACTGGAATTTTCAATAGCAGAACTAGATGAGATTAAGAAAGCGCCTTTAGACGAAGTTATCTGTTCACAGGATTACGATTATATTTTAGTTAGAGTGCAAGACTAA
- a CDS encoding DUF3052 domain-containing protein, with the protein MVAITGAELGFTKGQIVQEFYYDDDVDETLRSIVEEVTGEQLVDDLYEDVVDGTIIWWREEDAEEEDLADLLVDAVSNLDDRGLIWVMTPKTSLPGHVRPSEIEEAAQTTGLRATTAKAVSENWTGMRLASRSRS; encoded by the coding sequence ATGGTGGCAATCACTGGAGCCGAGTTGGGTTTCACAAAGGGTCAAATTGTTCAAGAGTTTTATTATGACGATGATGTTGATGAAACATTGCGTTCAATAGTTGAAGAAGTAACTGGTGAACAATTAGTTGATGATTTATATGAAGATGTGGTTGACGGTACCATTATATGGTGGCGTGAAGAAGATGCTGAAGAAGAGGATTTAGCAGATTTACTTGTTGATGCTGTAAGTAATCTCGATGACCGTGGTTTGATTTGGGTAATGACGCCTAAAACTTCTTTACCAGGTCATGTTAGACCTTCTGAAATTGAAGAAGCTGCTCAAACAACTGGATTACGTGCAACTACAGCTAAAGCTGTTTCTGAAAATTGGACAGGTATGCGTTTAGCATCGCGCTCACGTAGCTAA
- the aceE gene encoding pyruvate dehydrogenase (acetyl-transferring), homodimeric type, translating to MRGCVLALFKETIPLINGLLSQIDDVDSEETQEWLDSFNALVQDKGNPRARFILLSLLQEARTKNIRIPSPLNTPYVNTIGVHEEAFFPGDEDLEKRIRSWIRWNAAVMVTRAQRPGIGVGGHISSYASSAALYEVGFNHFFRGKSHPNGGDHVFFQGHVSPGMYARAFLEGRLSEKDLDGFRQEKSQAPHGIPSYPHPRSLPDFWEFPTVSMGLGPAQAIYQAWTNKYLAMRGIKDTSAQRVWAFLGDGEMDEPESRGMLQLAGQQGLDNLTFVINCNLQRLDGPVRGNGKIIQELEAFFKGAGWNVIKVIWGRGWDTLLNADKDRALVHLMNECLDGDYQTFRANDGAYIRKHFFGRDPRTARLVENWTDEQIWRDLRRGGHDYRKLYTAYKAACEHTGQPTVILAHTIKGWKLGSNFAGRNGAHQMKKLSLDDLKHLRDRLHIPITDEQLESNPTMPPYYKPDENDEAYKYMLDRRAKLGGFLPSRHTDATALPIPADKTFEVFKKGSGATKVASTMAFVRLLKEVIKDKEIGKYFAPIIPDEARTFGMESLFPSAKIFNTLGQNYVPVDSEMMLSYKEAKNGQLLHTGINEAGSVAALQVLGTSYATNGIHMIPIYIFYSMFGFQRTADQFWAAGDQLARGFIIGATAGKTTLQGEGTQHMDGHSHIIAGTNHAVVQYDPAYAYEIAHIFKDGLKRMYGNAEERAGRDPNVMYYLTVYNEPIIQPAEPENLDVDGLLKGIYNISKSHPNADLQVQLMASGIALPWAEKARDILEKDWNISAGVWSVTSWQELRREALDIDKQNWLNPTAPKKTPYLTSALQGYDGPFVATSDYDNLLVDQISKWIPGDYYTLGADGYGFSDTRAAARRFYNIDTHSLVVKALYALAEQGKIDHAIVEQAIQKYDLHNVNADSTKE from the coding sequence ATGAGAGGATGTGTTTTAGCTTTGTTTAAGGAAACAATCCCACTAATTAATGGCTTGCTAAGTCAAATTGACGACGTCGATAGTGAAGAAACACAAGAATGGCTCGATTCTTTCAATGCCTTAGTTCAAGATAAAGGAAACCCGAGAGCCAGGTTTATTCTATTAAGTTTATTACAAGAAGCTCGTACTAAAAATATTCGCATACCTTCTCCTTTGAATACACCTTATGTAAATACAATTGGAGTTCACGAAGAAGCCTTTTTCCCTGGTGACGAGGACTTAGAAAAACGTATACGTTCATGGATACGCTGGAACGCTGCTGTAATGGTTACTAGAGCACAAAGACCTGGAATCGGAGTTGGTGGACATATTTCTTCCTACGCCTCCTCTGCTGCTCTATATGAAGTTGGTTTTAACCATTTCTTTAGAGGTAAATCTCATCCAAATGGTGGCGACCACGTATTTTTCCAAGGACACGTAAGCCCTGGAATGTACGCTAGAGCTTTTCTAGAAGGACGTTTATCTGAAAAAGATTTAGATGGATTCCGTCAAGAAAAATCTCAAGCTCCACACGGTATACCATCTTACCCACACCCACGTTCATTACCTGATTTCTGGGAATTTCCAACTGTTTCTATGGGACTAGGGCCAGCTCAAGCAATCTACCAAGCATGGACTAACAAGTATTTAGCAATGCGTGGAATAAAAGACACATCAGCACAACGCGTTTGGGCGTTCTTGGGCGATGGTGAAATGGATGAACCAGAATCACGAGGCATGTTACAACTAGCAGGGCAACAAGGCTTAGACAACCTGACTTTTGTTATCAACTGTAACCTACAGCGCCTAGATGGTCCTGTGCGTGGAAATGGAAAAATTATTCAAGAACTTGAAGCTTTCTTTAAAGGTGCTGGCTGGAATGTTATCAAAGTAATTTGGGGACGTGGCTGGGACACCCTATTGAACGCTGATAAAGACCGTGCATTAGTTCATCTGATGAATGAATGCTTAGACGGAGATTACCAAACATTTAGAGCAAATGATGGAGCTTATATTAGAAAGCACTTCTTTGGGCGTGATCCACGTACTGCACGTTTAGTGGAAAATTGGACTGATGAGCAAATTTGGAGAGATCTAAGACGTGGTGGACACGACTACCGTAAACTTTACACAGCTTATAAAGCAGCTTGTGAACACACTGGTCAACCAACTGTAATTTTAGCTCACACCATTAAAGGCTGGAAGTTAGGTTCAAACTTTGCTGGTCGTAATGGTGCTCACCAAATGAAGAAATTATCCTTGGATGATTTGAAGCATTTACGTGATCGCTTACACATTCCGATTACTGATGAACAATTGGAATCTAATCCGACTATGCCTCCTTACTACAAACCTGACGAAAACGATGAGGCTTATAAATACATGTTGGATCGCAGGGCTAAACTTGGAGGATTTTTACCTTCACGCCATACTGATGCCACTGCCCTACCAATTCCGGCAGATAAAACATTTGAAGTATTCAAAAAAGGCTCAGGTGCAACCAAAGTTGCCTCAACTATGGCTTTTGTACGTTTACTAAAAGAAGTGATTAAGGATAAAGAAATAGGTAAATATTTCGCTCCTATTATCCCAGATGAAGCTAGAACATTTGGTATGGAGTCTCTGTTCCCTAGCGCTAAAATCTTTAATACTCTAGGACAAAATTATGTTCCAGTAGATAGCGAAATGATGCTTAGCTATAAAGAAGCAAAAAATGGTCAATTGCTACACACTGGTATTAATGAAGCTGGCTCTGTTGCTGCACTACAAGTACTAGGAACATCATACGCTACAAATGGTATTCACATGATTCCTATATACATTTTCTACTCAATGTTTGGTTTCCAAAGAACAGCTGATCAGTTCTGGGCTGCTGGAGACCAGCTTGCACGTGGTTTCATAATCGGAGCAACTGCTGGTAAAACTACTTTACAAGGTGAAGGTACACAGCATATGGATGGACATTCACATATTATTGCTGGTACTAACCACGCCGTAGTGCAGTACGATCCAGCCTATGCCTATGAAATTGCTCATATATTCAAAGATGGCCTAAAACGCATGTATGGCAATGCTGAAGAAAGAGCTGGTCGTGATCCTAATGTCATGTACTACTTGACAGTTTATAACGAGCCGATTATTCAACCAGCCGAACCTGAAAACTTAGACGTGGATGGTCTACTTAAAGGTATCTACAACATATCTAAATCACATCCTAATGCTGATTTGCAAGTACAGCTTATGGCTTCAGGTATTGCTCTACCATGGGCTGAAAAAGCTAGAGATATACTCGAAAAAGACTGGAATATTTCAGCTGGTGTTTGGTCAGTAACTTCTTGGCAAGAACTACGTCGCGAAGCTTTGGATATAGATAAACAAAACTGGCTGAATCCAACAGCACCAAAGAAAACACCATATTTAACCTCTGCGTTACAAGGCTATGATGGTCCATTTGTTGCGACTTCTGATTATGATAACTTGCTTGTAGATCAAATCAGCAAGTGGATTCCTGGTGACTATTACACTCTTGGCGCTGATGGATACGGATTCTCTGATACTCGTGCAGCAGCTCGTCGTTTCTACAATATTGATACTCATTCTCTAGTTGTTAAAGCACTATATGCTCTAGCTGAACAAGGCAAAATTGATCACGCCATTGTTGAACAAGCAATCCAAAAATATGATTTACACAATGTAAATGCTGATAGTACTAAAGAGTAA
- a CDS encoding reverse transcriptase-like protein: MAYDLEVYFDGGSRGNPGTAGYGAVVFDAKTSEKLAEVYGYLGEVTNNNAEYNGLIAGLKLAFDINPNAYVKVYADSKLVVEQMSGRWKIKDSNLAALAGKAFKIFPQDKVSYTWIPRSENSQADKLANIAMDTKSSDIIWNTNNTSEHNAEIVSSNGVDIADNNTHLSMSKEYSDLVFVNISDDLLVNTGKAKAVKKIVASYNVTKVDRVVAIDESNDFCEEIAKEFDVEVAEDKVDTFVSNIYDTYTNNSELENLIVVAKTDKTKKIVNSLIQAMTAKYNPLENTLDILSVGNYHKKNVIHALGIIIN; encoded by the coding sequence ATGGCTTACGATTTAGAAGTATACTTTGATGGAGGATCTAGAGGTAACCCTGGAACTGCAGGCTATGGGGCAGTAGTATTCGACGCGAAAACAAGTGAAAAATTAGCTGAAGTATACGGTTATTTGGGTGAAGTAACTAATAATAACGCTGAATATAACGGGCTTATCGCTGGTTTGAAACTAGCTTTTGATATAAATCCTAACGCTTATGTGAAAGTTTATGCTGATTCTAAGTTAGTTGTTGAACAGATGAGCGGTAGATGGAAAATCAAGGATTCTAACTTAGCTGCCTTAGCTGGTAAAGCTTTCAAGATTTTTCCTCAAGACAAAGTTAGTTATACTTGGATTCCGCGTAGTGAAAACTCTCAAGCAGATAAACTAGCTAATATTGCAATGGATACTAAAAGTAGCGATATTATTTGGAACACAAATAATACTTCAGAACATAATGCAGAAATAGTGTCTTCAAATGGTGTAGATATTGCTGATAATAATACCCATTTATCTATGTCAAAAGAGTATTCAGACTTAGTGTTTGTAAATATTTCAGATGATCTGCTTGTAAATACAGGTAAAGCTAAAGCTGTCAAAAAGATTGTTGCTTCTTATAATGTTACCAAAGTAGATAGGGTAGTTGCTATCGACGAAAGTAATGATTTTTGTGAGGAAATTGCCAAAGAATTTGATGTAGAGGTAGCTGAAGATAAAGTGGATACCTTTGTTTCTAATATATATGATACCTATACTAACAACTCTGAATTAGAAAATCTTATTGTCGTTGCGAAAACTGATAAAACGAAAAAAATAGTTAATTCTCTTATTCAAGCTATGACAGCAAAATATAACCCACTTGAGAATACTTTAGATATTTTGAGTGTTGGAAACTATCATAAAAAGAATGTTATTCATGCATTAGGAATTATAATCAACTAG